One segment of Solanum stenotomum isolate F172 chromosome 1, ASM1918654v1, whole genome shotgun sequence DNA contains the following:
- the LOC125874407 gene encoding auxin-responsive protein SAUR32-like, translating into MGGGERSILHFPHLHIHQSGKSKQGKRDVPKGYLAIKVGQAEEEQQRFIVPVSYFNHPLFIQLLKEAEEVYGFHHKGTITIPCHVEQFRCVQGKIDKHQHNLHVPCFRA; encoded by the coding sequence atggGTGGTGGAGAGAGAAGTATACTTCACTTTCCACACCTCCATATTCATCAAAGTGGAAAGAGTAAACAGGGTAAAAGAGATGTGCCGAAAGGATACCTGGCGATTAAAGTAGGGCAAGCAGAGGAAGAGCAACAGCGATTCATCGTCCCTGTTTCCTACTTCAATCATCCGCTTTTCATTCAATTACTCAAAGAGGCAGAGGAAGtttatggatttcatcacaagGGAACGATTACGATTCCTTGCCATGTTGAACAATTTCGATGTGTTCAAGGCAAAATTGATAAACACCAGCACAATCTTCATGTTCCGTGTTTTAGGGCAtga
- the LOC125877308 gene encoding CDPK-related kinase 3-like: protein MGQCYGKTVPTVRDADGVITDVIGDSDHPLPQTPVSSNNLPSVKNTPARSSANSPWPSPYPHGVVGVTPSPARSTPRRFFKRPFPPPSPAKHIKASLAKRFGHAKPPAEGPIPEDETPEPDQSLDKNFGYNKNFGAKFELGKEIGRGHFGHTCHAVGKKGELKDLPVAVKIISKTKMTTAVSIEDVRREVKILRALSGHKHLVKFHDACEDANNVYIAMELCEGGELLDRILSRGGKYSEDDAKLIIVQILNVVAFCHLQGVVHRDLKPENFLFTSRDEDADMKLIDFGLSDFIRPDERLNDIVGSAYYVAPEVLHRSYSLEADIWSIGVITYILLCGSRPFWARTESGIFRSVLRSDPNFEDLPWPSVSPEAKDFVKRLLNKDYRKRMTAAQALTHPWLRSESHPIPLDIFVYKLVKSYLHATPLKRAALKALSKALTEDELVYLRAQFMLLEPSKDGRVSIENFRLALLGNATEAMRESRVHDILNAMTTLSYKKLDFEEFCAAAISTYQLEALEEWEQIAAVAFQHFEQEGNRHVSVEELARELNVGPTAHSILRDWIRNDGKLNMLGYTKFLHGVTLRSTPVRRH from the exons ATGGGTCAGTGTTATGGAAAGACCGTCCCCACCGTCCGTGATGCTGATGGAGTTATCACGGATGTAATCGGTGATTCCGATCATCCGTTGCCGCAGACGCCAGTCAGCAGCAACAATTTGCCGTCTGTGAAAAACACTCCGGCACGATCCTCTGCCAACAGTCCCTGGCCTAGCCCTTACCCTCATGGGGTAGTTGGTGTGACGCCGTCACCTGCTAGGTCCACGCCTAGAAGGTTCTTCAAACGACCGTTTCCTCCGCCGTCTCCAGCTAAGCACATCAAGGCGTCCCTTGCCAAGCGATTTGGCCATGCGAAGCCGCCCGCAGAGGGGCCAATTCCTGAGGATGAAACACCTGAACCTGATCAATCCTTGGACAAGAATTTTGGTTACAACAAGAATTTCGGGGCGAAGTTTGAGTTGGGGAAAGAGATCGGCCGTGGGCATTTTGGTCACACCTGTCATGCTGTGGGAAAGAAAGGAGAACTTAAGGACTTGCCTGTTGCTGTCAAAATCATCTCCAAAACCAAG ATGACAACTGCGGTCTCCATCGAAGATGTGCGACGGGAAGTGAAGATTTTGAGGGCTCTATCAGGCCACAAACATCTCGTGAAATTTCACGATGCTTGTGAGGATGCTAATAATGTGTACATAGCAATGGA ATTGTGTGAAGGAGGAGAATTACTTGACAGAATATTGTCAAG AGGTGGTAAATATTCAGAGGATGATGCCAAACTTATTATTGTTCAAATTCTAAACGTAGTTGCATTTTGTCATCTCCAAGGTGTTGTCCACCGTGACCTGAAACCTGAG AATTTCCTTTTCACCTCCCGAGATGAAGATGCTGATATGAAGCTCATTGATTTTGGTCTTTCTGACTTTATAAGACCAG ATGAGAGACTTAACGATATTGTGGGAAGCGCATACTATGTGGCACCAGAAGTTCTCCACAGATCTTACAGTTTGGAAGCAGACATCTGGAGTATTGGGGTGATTACCTACATTTTGTTATGTGGAAGCAGACCATTCTGGGCAAGGACTGAATCTGGGATTTTTCGCTCAGTATTGAGATCTGACCCCAACTTTGAAGACTTGCCTTGGCCTTCTGTGTCTCCTGAGGCCAAGGACTTCGTAAAGAGGCTTTTAAATAAGGACTATCGTAAGAGGATGACTGCTGCTCAAGCTTTGA CGCATCCATGGTTGCGCAGTGAAAGCCATCCTATTCCTCTGGATATATTTGTCTATAAGTTGGTGAAGTCATATCTGCATGCTACACCTCTCAAACGTGCAGCACTAAAG GCTCTTTCTAAAGCTTTAACGGAAGATGAACTGGTTTACCTAAGAGCTCAATTTATGCTTCTGGAACCTAGTAAAGATGGTCGTGTCTCGATTGAGAACTTTAGATTG GCTCTTTTAGGAAATGCTACTGAAGCTATGAGGGAGTCAAGGGTGCATGATATTCTGAATGCG ATGACAACATTGTCATATAAGAAATTGGACTTTGAAGAGTTTTGTGCTGCTGCAATCAGCACATATCAATTGGAGGCTCTCGAGGAATGGGAGCAGATTGCAGCCGTGGCATTCCAGCATTTTGAGCAAGAGGGAAATCGGCATGTTTCCGTAGAGGAATTGGCTAGG GAGTTGAATGTGGGTCCAACAGCTCATTCCATTCTCAGAGATTGGATAAGAAATGATGGAAAACTCAACATGCTTGGATATACCAAATTTTTGCATGGTGTGACTCTTCGTAGTACACCTGTGAGACGTCATTAG